From a single Pseudomonas triticicola genomic region:
- the fabF gene encoding beta-ketoacyl-ACP synthase II, translated as MSRRRVVVTGMGMLSPLGTDVPSSWQGILAGRSGIGLIEHTDLSAYSTRFGGSVKGFNVEEYLSVKEARKLDLFIQYGLAAGFQAVRNAGLEVTDANRERIGVAMGSGIGGLTNIEETSRTLHETGPRRISPFFVPGSIINMISGFLSIHLGAQGPNYAIATACTTGTHCIGMAARNIMYDEADVMIAGGAEMAACGLGMGGFGASRALSTRNDEPTRASRPWDKGRDGFVLSDGAGALVLEELEHAKARGATIYAELIGFGTSGDAFHMTSPPADGAGAARCITNALRDAKINVDQVQYINAHGTSTPAGDLAEANAIKSVFGDHAYKLAVSSTKSMTGHLLGAAGAVEAIFSVLAINSQVAPPTINLDEPDEGCDLDFVAHTARNMDIDVVLSNSFGFGGTNGTLAFRRFAG; from the coding sequence GTGTCGCGTAGACGCGTCGTAGTCACCGGTATGGGTATGTTGTCGCCACTGGGCACGGATGTGCCGAGCAGTTGGCAGGGCATTCTGGCTGGCCGCAGTGGCATTGGTCTGATCGAACACACCGACCTTTCTGCCTATTCGACCCGCTTCGGTGGTTCGGTCAAAGGCTTCAATGTCGAGGAATACCTGTCGGTCAAGGAAGCGCGCAAGCTCGACCTGTTCATTCAGTACGGCCTCGCCGCAGGCTTTCAAGCCGTGCGCAACGCCGGTCTGGAAGTCACCGATGCCAACCGTGAACGCATTGGCGTGGCCATGGGTTCGGGGATTGGCGGTCTGACCAACATCGAAGAGACCAGCCGCACCCTGCACGAGACCGGTCCACGACGGATCTCGCCGTTCTTTGTGCCTGGCTCGATCATCAATATGATTTCCGGTTTCCTGTCGATCCATCTGGGCGCACAGGGACCCAACTACGCCATCGCCACCGCGTGCACCACCGGTACGCACTGCATCGGCATGGCCGCGCGCAACATCATGTACGACGAAGCCGACGTGATGATTGCCGGCGGTGCGGAAATGGCCGCCTGCGGTCTGGGCATGGGCGGCTTCGGCGCGTCCCGTGCGCTGTCGACCCGCAACGACGAGCCGACTCGTGCCAGTCGTCCATGGGACAAGGGTCGTGACGGCTTCGTCCTGTCCGACGGTGCCGGCGCTCTGGTTCTCGAAGAGCTCGAACACGCCAAGGCCCGTGGCGCGACGATCTACGCCGAGCTGATCGGTTTCGGCACCAGTGGCGACGCGTTCCACATGACCTCGCCACCCGCCGATGGCGCCGGTGCCGCGCGCTGCATCACCAATGCCCTGCGCGATGCGAAAATCAACGTCGACCAAGTGCAGTACATCAACGCCCACGGCACCTCGACCCCGGCCGGCGACCTTGCCGAAGCCAATGCGATCAAGTCGGTGTTCGGCGATCACGCCTACAAACTGGCTGTCAGCTCGACCAAGTCGATGACTGGCCACCTGTTGGGTGCGGCGGGCGCGGTCGAAGCGATCTTCAGTGTGCTGGCAATCAACAGCCAGGTGGCACCGCCGACCATCAACCTTGATGAACCGGACGAAGGCTGCGATCTCGATTTCGTCGCGCACACCGCGCGCAACATGGACATCGATGTCGTGCTGTCCAACTCCTTCGGTTTTGGCGGCACCAACGGCACGCTGGCGTTCCGTCGGTTCGCCGGCTGA
- the acpP gene encoding acyl carrier protein: MSTIEERVKKIVAEQLGVKEEEVVNTASFVEDLGADSLDTVELVMALEEEFETEIPDEEAEKITTVQAAIDYVTSHQA; the protein is encoded by the coding sequence ATGAGCACCATCGAAGAGCGCGTCAAGAAAATCGTTGCCGAGCAACTGGGTGTTAAAGAAGAAGAAGTGGTCAACACCGCTTCCTTCGTAGAAGACCTGGGTGCCGACTCCCTTGACACCGTTGAGCTGGTGATGGCTCTGGAAGAGGAATTCGAGACCGAAATCCCTGACGAAGAAGCTGAAAAGATCACTACTGTACAAGCTGCAATCGACTACGTTACCAGCCACCAGGCGTAA
- the fabD gene encoding ACP S-malonyltransferase, translating into MSASLAFVFPGQGSQSLGMLAELGAQHPLILETFQEASAALGYDLWALTQQGPEELLNQTDKTQPAILTASIALWRLWLAEGGVRPAFVAGHSLGEYSALVAAGSLSLADAVKLVERRGQLMQEAVPAGQGGMAAILGLEDADVLAACAEAAQGEVVSAVNFNSPGQVVIAGAKAAVERAIEGCKARGAKRAMPLPVSVPSHCELMRPAAERFAESIAAIDWQTPQIPVVQNVSAQVPADLETLKRDLLEQLYKPVRWVESVQTLAAKGATNLVECGPGKVLAGLNKRCAEGVSTSNLNTPDAFAAARAAQA; encoded by the coding sequence ATGTCTGCTTCCCTCGCATTCGTCTTTCCAGGACAGGGTTCGCAGTCCCTCGGCATGCTGGCCGAGCTGGGCGCGCAACATCCGCTGATCCTCGAAACCTTTCAAGAAGCCTCTGCTGCGCTGGGCTACGACCTGTGGGCACTGACCCAGCAGGGCCCGGAAGAGCTGCTCAACCAAACCGACAAAACCCAACCGGCCATTCTGACCGCGTCGATCGCCCTGTGGCGTCTGTGGCTGGCCGAAGGCGGCGTGCGTCCGGCATTCGTCGCCGGCCATAGCCTGGGTGAGTACAGTGCGCTGGTTGCCGCCGGCAGCCTGAGCCTGGCTGACGCGGTCAAGCTCGTTGAGCGCCGTGGTCAGTTGATGCAGGAAGCGGTGCCGGCCGGGCAGGGTGGCATGGCCGCGATCCTCGGCCTGGAAGATGCCGACGTGCTGGCTGCCTGCGCCGAAGCGGCGCAAGGTGAAGTCGTCAGCGCGGTGAATTTCAACTCACCGGGCCAAGTGGTGATCGCCGGTGCCAAGGCAGCCGTCGAGCGCGCCATCGAAGGCTGCAAGGCCCGTGGTGCCAAACGCGCCATGCCGTTGCCAGTGAGCGTGCCGTCGCACTGCGAGCTGATGCGTCCGGCTGCCGAGCGTTTCGCCGAATCCATCGCCGCCATCGACTGGCAGACGCCGCAGATTCCGGTTGTGCAGAACGTCAGCGCGCAAGTGCCGGCCGATCTGGAAACCCTCAAGCGCGATCTGCTTGAACAGCTCTACAAGCCAGTGCGCTGGGTTGAATCGGTGCAGACCTTGGCCGCCAAGGGCGCGACCAATCTGGTCGAATGCGGCCCGGGCAAAGTCCTCGCTGGCCTGAACAAGCGTTGCGCCGAAGGCGTTTCGACTTCCAACCTCAATACCCCAGACGCCTTCGCTGCCGCTCGCGCAGCGCAGGCCTGA
- the rpmF gene encoding 50S ribosomal protein L32, translating to MAVQQNKKSRSARDMRRSHDALEASTLSVEKTTGEVHLRHHVSPEGVYRGRKVIDKGADE from the coding sequence ATGGCTGTTCAGCAGAACAAAAAATCCCGCTCTGCCCGTGACATGCGCCGTTCGCACGACGCTCTCGAGGCTAGCACCCTGTCTGTAGAAAAAACCACTGGTGAAGTTCACCTGCGTCACCACGTATCGCCAGAAGGCGTATACCGTGGTCGTAAAGTGATCGACAAGGGCGCTGACGAGTAA
- the fabG gene encoding 3-oxoacyl-ACP reductase FabG, whose product MSLQGKVALVTGASRGIGQAIALELGRQGAIVVGTATSASGAERIAATLKENGIQGAGFELNVTSDESVSAVLAGIQEQFGAPVAILVNNAGITRDNLMMRMKDDEWYDVIDTNLNSLYRLSKGVLRGMTKARWGRIISIGSVVGAMGNAGQVNYAAAKAGLEGFSRAMAREVGSRSITVNSVTPGFIDTDMTRELPEAQREALQTQIPLGRLGQAQEIASVVAFLASDGAAYVTGATIPVNGGMYM is encoded by the coding sequence ATGAGTCTGCAAGGTAAAGTTGCACTGGTCACCGGTGCAAGCCGCGGTATCGGCCAGGCCATCGCGCTGGAACTGGGTCGTCAGGGCGCCATCGTTGTCGGCACCGCGACCTCCGCGTCGGGCGCCGAGCGCATTGCTGCGACCCTGAAGGAAAACGGTATCCAGGGCGCCGGTTTCGAACTCAATGTCACCAGCGACGAATCGGTCAGCGCCGTGCTGGCAGGCATTCAGGAGCAGTTCGGTGCGCCGGTGGCGATTCTGGTCAATAATGCCGGTATCACCCGCGATAACCTGATGATGCGCATGAAAGACGACGAGTGGTACGACGTGATCGATACCAACCTGAACAGTCTGTATCGCCTGTCCAAGGGCGTTTTGCGCGGCATGACCAAGGCTCGCTGGGGTCGAATTATCAGTATTGGCTCGGTGGTGGGTGCCATGGGCAACGCCGGCCAAGTAAACTATGCAGCCGCCAAGGCCGGTCTGGAAGGTTTCAGCCGGGCGATGGCGCGTGAAGTCGGTTCGCGTTCGATTACGGTCAACTCGGTAACCCCAGGGTTCATCGACACCGATATGACCCGCGAGCTGCCTGAAGCACAGCGTGAAGCCTTGCAGACGCAGATTCCGCTGGGTCGTCTGGGGCAAGCTCAAGAGATCGCGTCCGTGGTCGCTTTTCTTGCATCCGACGGTGCGGCATACGTTACCGGGGCTACAATCCCGGTGAACGGTGGGATGTACATGTAA
- a CDS encoding YceD family protein — protein MLNDPIPPHVDPRKLADRGTTLQGELLLADLKRLCDPLSDDVGTVQAKFVFERDERKSVVIHSFIDTEVKMVCQRCLELVTLPIHSECSYAVVKEGANTQSLPKGYDVLELGEDPLDLQSLIEEELLLALPIVPAHHPEECQQPAGADEPEPSEDEVTRSNPFSVLAQLKRDPNV, from the coding sequence ATGTTGAATGACCCGATTCCACCTCACGTTGACCCGCGCAAATTGGCTGACCGTGGCACCACCCTTCAAGGTGAACTGCTGCTGGCCGATTTGAAGAGACTCTGCGACCCGCTTTCCGACGATGTCGGTACGGTGCAGGCCAAATTCGTTTTTGAACGAGATGAACGTAAGTCTGTGGTCATCCACAGCTTTATCGACACCGAAGTCAAAATGGTTTGCCAGCGTTGTCTTGAGCTGGTCACCCTGCCGATCCACAGCGAATGCAGTTACGCGGTGGTGAAGGAGGGTGCGAATACCCAGTCGTTGCCGAAAGGTTATGACGTGCTGGAACTGGGCGAAGATCCATTGGATCTGCAGTCACTGATCGAGGAGGAGCTTCTGCTCGCCTTGCCCATTGTGCCTGCTCATCATCCGGAAGAATGCCAGCAGCCGGCGGGAGCAGATGAGCCCGAACCGAGCGAGGACGAGGTAACGCGGTCCAACCCGTTCAGTGTATTGGCGCAGTTAAAGCGTGACCCAAACGTTTAG
- the plsX gene encoding phosphate acyltransferase PlsX, with the protein MSAQVIAIDAMGGDFGPRSIVQASLACLSATPSLHLTLVGQPSLLEELIHGQSAADRARLTIVAASEVITMDEKPAQALRGKPDSSMRVALELLRDGKVQACVSAGNTGALMALSRFVLKTLPGIDRPAMVAAIPTQTGYCQLLDLGANVDCSAEHLLQFAVMGSVAAQTLGIARPRVALLNIGTEDIKGNQQVKLAATLLQAARGINYIGFIEGDGLYRGEADVVVCDGFVGNILLKSSEGLATMIAARIEALFKKNMASRAVGALALPLMKRLQADLAPARHNGASFLGLQGIVVKSHGSAGVQGFQSAIQRALIEIQENLPERLHGRLEELLS; encoded by the coding sequence TTGTCTGCTCAAGTCATCGCGATTGACGCAATGGGCGGGGACTTCGGTCCCCGCAGCATTGTTCAGGCCAGTCTCGCTTGCCTGTCTGCTACACCCTCGCTGCACCTGACCCTCGTCGGTCAACCCTCCCTTCTTGAAGAACTGATCCACGGCCAGTCGGCTGCCGATCGCGCGCGCCTGACGATTGTTGCGGCCAGCGAAGTCATCACCATGGACGAAAAACCCGCACAGGCCCTGCGTGGCAAGCCGGATTCGTCGATGCGTGTCGCCCTCGAACTGCTGCGCGATGGCAAGGTGCAGGCCTGTGTCAGTGCCGGCAATACCGGTGCGTTGATGGCGTTGTCGCGTTTCGTGTTGAAGACATTGCCGGGCATCGATCGTCCGGCCATGGTCGCGGCGATTCCGACGCAGACCGGTTATTGCCAGCTGCTCGATCTGGGCGCCAACGTCGATTGCAGCGCCGAGCATCTGTTGCAGTTTGCTGTGATGGGTTCGGTGGCCGCGCAGACCTTGGGTATCGCCCGTCCGCGTGTAGCACTGCTGAACATCGGCACCGAAGACATCAAGGGCAATCAGCAGGTCAAACTGGCCGCCACGCTGTTGCAGGCTGCGCGCGGGATCAACTACATCGGTTTTATCGAAGGCGACGGCTTGTATCGCGGTGAGGCAGACGTAGTGGTTTGTGACGGCTTCGTCGGCAACATCCTGCTCAAGTCCAGCGAAGGTCTGGCGACGATGATTGCCGCGCGCATCGAGGCCTTGTTCAAGAAAAACATGGCCTCTCGTGCGGTCGGCGCCCTCGCGTTGCCGTTGATGAAGCGTCTGCAGGCCGACTTGGCCCCGGCGCGACATAATGGCGCAAGCTTTCTCGGCTTGCAGGGCATCGTTGTGAAAAGCCACGGATCGGCCGGGGTGCAGGGCTTTCAGAGTGCCATTCAACGGGCGCTGATCGAGATTCAGGAGAACCTGCCCGAGCGTCTCCACGGTCGTCTGGAGGAACTGTTGTCTTAG